One stretch of Bordetella avium DNA includes these proteins:
- the pdxK gene encoding pyridoxine/pyridoxal/pyridoxamine kinase gives MSSGQGYVASGRPLLFDVVSVQSQVVYGHVGNNVAAPALRAHGLHPGIVPTVLLSNTPHYPTLHGGALPLSWFEGYLQDLQARGALQALRAILVGYLGSAEQARVLGRWIARIREVHPQVLVIVDPVMGDDDHGLYVTEGLAEASRECLVPQAHGLTPNSFELGLLTGCEVGRVDQAVAAARRLLAQGLRWVVVTSAAQQDCPPGQVQLLAVTASQAHLLRHQRVDTAPKGTGDLFCAELTAHLLAGASLERAVEASSRYLVQALACTRLADSAELLMPSRDPAQAQAVQWIPLEN, from the coding sequence ATGAGTTCCGGACAGGGATATGTCGCCAGCGGGCGGCCGTTGTTGTTTGATGTGGTGTCGGTGCAATCGCAGGTGGTTTATGGCCACGTCGGCAATAACGTGGCTGCTCCGGCCCTGCGCGCGCATGGTTTGCATCCGGGTATCGTGCCCACGGTGCTGCTGAGCAATACCCCGCACTATCCGACGCTGCATGGCGGCGCCTTGCCCCTGTCCTGGTTCGAGGGTTATTTGCAGGATTTGCAGGCCCGCGGGGCCCTACAGGCGCTGCGGGCGATTCTGGTCGGTTATCTGGGCAGCGCCGAGCAGGCTCGGGTTTTGGGGCGTTGGATTGCACGGATACGTGAAGTGCATCCTCAAGTGCTGGTCATTGTTGATCCCGTCATGGGTGACGATGATCATGGTTTGTATGTGACCGAAGGGCTGGCCGAAGCCAGCCGCGAGTGCCTGGTACCCCAGGCCCATGGCCTGACTCCGAACAGTTTCGAGCTTGGCTTGTTGACCGGTTGCGAGGTGGGCCGCGTGGATCAGGCCGTGGCGGCGGCTCGCCGCTTGTTGGCTCAGGGTTTGCGCTGGGTCGTGGTGACCAGTGCCGCGCAGCAGGACTGTCCGCCAGGTCAGGTGCAGCTTTTGGCCGTCACCGCCAGCCAGGCGCATCTCTTACGGCATCAGCGGGTGGATACGGCGCCCAAGGGCACCGGTGATCTGTTTTGCGCTGAATTGACGGCGCACCTGTTGGCTGGCGCCAGTCTGGAGCGGGCCGTCGAAGCAAGCAGCCGTTATCTGGTGCAGGCCCTGGCTTGTACCCGTCTGGCCGATAGCGCAGAACTGCTCATGCCGAGCCGCGATCCGGCCCAAGCCCAGGCTGTGCAGTGGATTCCGTTGGAGAATTGA
- a CDS encoding YggS family pyridoxal phosphate-dependent enzyme translates to MSSAYSPFMTQPLHDLHNRWPQAASVDDFRHNLAAVQARIDAACARVGRKPSEVRLLPVSKTKPEASLRLAYAAGCRMFGENKVQEAYGKWEGMQDLPDLGWSVIGHLQTNKAKLVARFAAEFQALDSLRLAEALERRLQAEGRALDVFVQVNTSGEPSKYGLAPAEVAGFLRQLSAFSALRVRGLMTLALFSAEGERVRQCFMQLRALRERLRQQAPGAVSLDELSMGMSGDFEIAIEEGATVVRVGQAIFGARATPDDYYWPVTPPQADDGQA, encoded by the coding sequence ATGAGTTCAGCGTATTCGCCCTTCATGACACAACCTCTGCACGATTTGCATAACCGCTGGCCTCAGGCCGCGTCGGTGGACGACTTCCGTCACAATCTCGCGGCGGTGCAGGCGCGCATCGATGCCGCCTGCGCCCGCGTTGGGCGTAAGCCATCCGAGGTGCGTTTGCTGCCGGTCAGCAAAACCAAGCCTGAAGCCAGTTTGCGTCTGGCTTACGCTGCCGGCTGCCGCATGTTTGGCGAGAACAAAGTGCAGGAAGCCTATGGCAAGTGGGAGGGCATGCAAGATCTGCCTGATCTGGGCTGGTCGGTGATCGGCCACTTGCAAACCAATAAAGCCAAGCTGGTCGCGCGTTTCGCTGCGGAGTTCCAGGCCTTGGACAGCTTGCGGCTGGCCGAGGCGCTGGAGCGTCGTTTGCAAGCCGAGGGCCGCGCGCTCGATGTGTTTGTGCAGGTCAATACTTCCGGCGAGCCGAGCAAATATGGTTTGGCGCCGGCCGAGGTGGCGGGGTTTCTGCGGCAATTGAGCGCCTTCAGCGCGCTGCGCGTGCGCGGCTTGATGACCTTGGCGCTGTTTTCCGCCGAGGGGGAGCGGGTGCGGCAATGTTTTATGCAGTTGCGCGCTTTGCGCGAGCGGCTGCGTCAGCAGGCGCCTGGCGCCGTCAGCCTCGATGAGTTGTCCATGGGTATGTCGGGAGACTTTGAGATCGCCATCGAGGAAGGCGCTACCGTCGTGCGGGTGGGGCAGGCCATTTTCGGCGCCCGGGCCACGCCTGACGATTATTATTGGCCGGTCACGCCGCCGCAGGCGGATGACGGGCAAGCTTGA
- a CDS encoding MerR family transcriptional regulator has protein sequence MNSVRRYRSGEAAKLADMPAATLRIWEQRYGVVSPPTSASGQRQYSEADVQRLRLIKSLVDRGHTISAIAHLGLDQLKQLLNSAEAAPRHKPRGLNLYLIGFDLNALPELPDGLSCFPLTTLEDSFPAPNDRDASNCLIVRVEALHEDTVFAIAAAARRADCARVLVVYAFGSRQASKLARIEKLDLKRAPQALLQAQDIISEYLGLIHPSPAPTRDPIRLRSPRRFDNETLVSLASHSTSLACECPRHLAELLLQISAFERYSDGCQARSPADARLHNYLGDAANQAAALFEDALAAVVEHEGWSLSDIKQGRG, from the coding sequence GTGAATTCAGTTCGACGCTATCGCAGCGGCGAGGCGGCAAAACTCGCCGATATGCCGGCGGCCACCCTGCGCATCTGGGAGCAACGCTACGGCGTGGTGTCCCCGCCCACTAGCGCATCCGGCCAGCGTCAGTACTCCGAGGCCGATGTCCAAAGACTGAGGCTCATCAAGTCACTGGTAGACCGGGGGCACACCATCAGCGCCATCGCGCATCTGGGTCTCGATCAGCTTAAGCAATTGCTCAATAGCGCCGAAGCCGCGCCTCGACACAAGCCACGAGGCCTGAACCTATACCTCATAGGATTCGACCTCAACGCGCTCCCCGAGCTGCCAGACGGTCTTAGCTGCTTCCCATTGACTACGCTTGAAGACAGCTTTCCTGCGCCGAATGACCGAGACGCCAGCAACTGCCTCATCGTCCGCGTTGAGGCCCTGCACGAGGACACGGTATTCGCAATCGCCGCTGCCGCGCGGCGCGCCGATTGCGCCCGAGTGCTGGTCGTCTATGCCTTTGGCAGCCGACAGGCAAGCAAGCTGGCACGGATTGAGAAGCTCGACCTGAAACGGGCGCCCCAAGCCCTGCTACAGGCGCAAGACATCATTTCCGAGTATCTGGGCCTCATCCATCCAAGCCCGGCCCCCACCCGCGATCCGATCCGGTTACGGTCACCACGCCGGTTCGACAACGAGACGCTGGTAAGCTTGGCTTCCCATTCCACCTCACTGGCCTGCGAATGCCCCCGGCATCTGGCCGAGCTGCTGCTACAAATTTCAGCGTTCGAGCGTTACAGCGATGGCTGTCAGGCTCGCTCACCGGCTGATGCGCGACTGCACAACTATCTTGGCGATGCGGCGAATCAAGCCGCGGCGCTTTTTGAAGATGCACTGGCCGCCGTGGTTGAGCACGAGGGTTGGTCCCTTTCTGACATCAAGCAAGGCCGCGGCTAA
- the folE gene encoding GTP cyclohydrolase I, with product MGALIDSQPGITAETREGTPLSQVIRQRLRKAGVSFRANDNIAAHLREGEADGLQQEVALHIENALRALVIDVDNDHNTHETAKRVAKMFVKEVFSGRYEPPPPITEFPNVGHLNELTLIGPLRVRSACSHHLCPIMGHAWIGILPNANSNLPGLSKYARLLNWVMARPQIQEEAVKQIADLLEEKIGPDGIAVVMEADHYCMHWRGTKDDGARMVSSVMRGRFLEDPALRREFLSLMPKRPG from the coding sequence ATGGGCGCCCTTATCGATTCACAACCCGGCATCACGGCAGAAACCCGGGAAGGCACGCCACTGTCACAGGTCATCAGACAGCGCTTGCGCAAGGCCGGCGTGTCTTTTCGTGCCAACGACAATATCGCCGCCCATCTGCGCGAAGGCGAGGCCGACGGTTTGCAACAGGAAGTCGCGCTTCATATCGAGAACGCCCTGCGGGCCCTGGTCATTGACGTCGACAATGACCACAACACGCATGAAACCGCGAAGCGCGTGGCGAAAATGTTTGTCAAAGAAGTGTTTTCGGGACGTTATGAGCCACCTCCGCCGATTACAGAGTTCCCGAATGTCGGGCATCTGAACGAGCTAACACTGATCGGTCCGCTCCGGGTAAGAAGCGCCTGCTCGCATCATCTCTGCCCCATCATGGGGCATGCCTGGATTGGCATTCTGCCGAATGCCAATTCGAATCTGCCCGGCCTGTCCAAATATGCCCGGCTGCTCAACTGGGTCATGGCCCGGCCGCAAATCCAGGAAGAGGCGGTCAAGCAAATTGCCGACCTGCTCGAAGAAAAAATCGGCCCGGATGGCATTGCCGTCGTCATGGAAGCCGATCATTACTGCATGCACTGGCGAGGCACCAAAGATGATGGCGCTCGCATGGTGAGCAGCGTGATGCGCGGCCGCTTCCTCGAAGACCCGGCTTTGCGCCGCGAGTTTCTTTCCCTGATGCCTAAGCGCCCTGGCTGA
- a CDS encoding GNAT family N-acetyltransferase produces the protein MTVSGIVRLALAHEAPLLPAIEISAAQAFRAIDTLSWLADSPPMSIEQHRRRIACSTCWLALDAAHRPVGFLSAERHKNDLHIHELSVMQAMQGQGMGRRLIEAAQHYARAHRLRCVTLTTFIDLPWNAPFYARLGFQIETDDGLDPRLAAILSEESKHGFTPGSRCAMTWKVN, from the coding sequence ATGACCGTGTCTGGAATCGTCCGCCTTGCTCTTGCGCATGAGGCGCCGCTGCTACCCGCCATCGAGATATCGGCGGCCCAGGCATTCCGCGCGATCGATACACTGAGTTGGCTGGCGGACTCTCCTCCCATGTCGATTGAGCAGCACAGGCGGCGCATCGCGTGCTCGACCTGCTGGCTGGCGCTTGATGCCGCTCATCGGCCGGTGGGTTTTCTCAGCGCCGAGCGCCACAAAAATGACCTGCATATCCATGAACTATCCGTCATGCAGGCCATGCAGGGGCAGGGCATGGGGCGGCGGCTTATCGAGGCTGCGCAGCACTATGCCCGGGCACACCGACTGCGCTGCGTCACGCTCACGACATTCATAGACCTGCCATGGAACGCTCCGTTTTACGCCCGCCTGGGATTCCAGATCGAGACCGACGACGGGCTTGACCCGAGACTAGCTGCGATTCTGAGCGAAGAATCCAAGCATGGCTTTACGCCCGGCAGCCGATGCGCCATGACATGGAAAGTGAACTGA